GTCAACATCCGGGTTGCAGCACAGCTCGCAGACCAACACACACAATCTAATCATGAGTGAACGAAGCGTTTCCAAGCGCACAGAACAGAAACGGTGGTACACCGTGCAGGCTCCCGAGCAGTTCGACCGGGAGGTTCTCGGTAAGACACCGGCAGACGAACCGGACAAGGTGCTCGGACGCACCATCGAAACAACGCTCGGCGAACTGACCAACGACGCCAGCGAGAACAACACCAAGCTGACCTTCAAGATCAACGAGGTCGCCTCGGACTCGGCGTACACGGAATTCATCCGCCACGAGCTCACGCGGGATTACCTCCGCTCGCTCGTTCGACGCGGCTCCTCGAAGGTCGAGGCCTACATCACCGTGCTGACCACGGACGACTACCGCGTCCAGATTCAGCCGGTCGCCGTGACGACGAAGAAGGCCGATGCTTCTCAGGAGAAGGCCATCCGCCGAACGATGATCGACCTCGTTCGTGAGACGGCCAAGGACCGCACGTTCGAGCAGCTCATCGACAGCGTCGTCGAGGGTCGTCTCTCCTCTGCCATCTACGGCGAGGCCAAGGACATCTACCCGCTCCGACGCGTCGAGATCAAGAAGACCACGCTCGAAGCCCGGCCGGAAGAAGTCGCCGCCGAAGAGGAGACGGCCGTCGACGTGGACGAAGAAGACGTCGACGTCGAAGCCTAACACGTTTCAGCACCGACGTTCGAATTTTTCCGCGAAAGAACACGCCCGACAGCGCCGCTACTCGCTACTCGTCGATGTTTCCGGGTCCTCAGTCACGACGACGGTCCCGACCATCCCGGCCCGTTCGTGAGGAATACAGAAGTAGGGGTACTCGCCGAGTCCCTCGAAAGTGTGCGTGAAGTCTTCGCCCTCGAACAGCGTCCCACCGGAAGAACTTCCCCAGTTGTCACGGGCCGCCTGCTCGGTGTCGAACCCACCGGAGGCGAAGTAGTCGGCGTCGTCGGGAATCTGCTCGGCGTAGGCCGTGACCGAGTGGCCCTGCTTGCTCGTGTTGAGCCACCGAACGGTCGTCCCCGGTTCGACGGTGATTCGAACCGGGCGAAACGCCTTCGCGGACATCCCGACGTCGTAGTCGCTCCCTGCAGTGCCGCCGCCGATACAGCCTGCCAGCCCGGCGGCGGCCGCCGGCCCGACAGCCCGGAGGAAGGCCCGTCGTTCCATACCCGGACTCGGAACCGAACGGCCAAAGACCGCTCGGTTCCGGACCGCTATGGACCCGGCGCTCAGCCCGTCGCGGAGAGCGCGCGCGTCGGCCAGCAGGCCGTCGCGGTCACTCGAAGGTCAGCCCGTCACGGAGGGCGCGCGCGTCGGCCAGCAGGCCGTCGCGGTCGTCAGCAGTCAGCGTCACGTGGCCCATCTTCCGGAGGTCGTACACCTCGTGCTTGCCGTACCAGTGCAGGTGAGCCCGCGGCGTCTCCAGCACGCCGTCCTCGCCCTGCAACTCCGCCGGCTGGCGCTCGGCCACGTCTCCGAGGATGTTCGTCGAGACAGTGGGGAACCGCTGGTCAGTCGACCCCAGCGGCTGGCCGGTGACGGCCCGCAGGTGTTGCTCGAACTGCGAGGTGTGACACCCCTCGATAGTCCAGTGCCCGGAGTTGTGCGGTCTGGGCGCGATCTCGTTGAGCAGAATCTCGCCGTCGGCCGTCTCGAACAGTTCGATGCCGAACACGCCGCGGCCGGCCATCACGTCCAGCACGTCGTCGGCGACCTCTCTCGCGCGCTCGCGGACAGTCGCTGATGCTCTGGCCGGCGCGACGGATTCCCGAAGGATTTCTTCGCGGTGAATCGTCTCGGTGACCGGGAACGTGGCCCGTTCGTCCGCACCGCGACAGCCCATGATCGCGAGTTCGCGCTCGAAGTCGACCATCTCCTCGACCATCGCGGGGCCGGCGATGGCGTCAATAGCGTCCTCGACGTCGTCGGGACTCTCGACGGGGACGTTCCCGCGGCCGTCGTAGCCGCCGGTCCGGGCTTTGAGCATCGCGGGGTAGCCCAGTTCTTCACAGGCCTCCCGGAGCTCTTCGGCGGTGTCGACGGCGCGGAACGCCGGCACCGGCACGCCGGCCTCGGCCAGCCGGCGCTTCTGGACGAGCTTGTCCTGAATCGTCCGCAGCGTCTCGGGGTCGGGGTGGACCGGCGTCCCAGTCTCCTCGGCGACCCGTTCGAGAACGTCCGGGTCGGCCAGTTCGATCTCGAACGTGAGGTAGTCAGCGCGTTCGGCGAGTTCCCGCAGGGTCGCCTCCCCGTCGAAGTCGCCGACGAGCTGATCGCGGACGACCGGCGCGGCCGGGCAGTCCGGTGTCGGGTCGGTCACGAGCAGTTCGAGGCCAAGCGGCGCGGCCGCCTCGCCCAGCATCCGGCCGAGTTGGCCACCGCCGACCACGCCGACGGTCGGTCCTGGTGACGTAAGCGTCATACCGCGCGTTTTCACAGCAGCGGGGTTAAGCGTTCGTTTCTCGGCCGTATGATTCGTGAATCCACACCGTCATATCGTTCGAGCTGTACTTCGTCCGCATTCGGTGGGTTTTAGGCACGTATCCGGCGGCTTCGAGCTGCTCAGTGGGAACCGTACTGTCGATCTGCTGGGTAATGACTATCGGTGGCTGGCTCTCCTGTGCCTGTTCGGCTAAGGAGTCGGACCGGTTCTCACACGAGACGTTCACGCCGTCAGCTGCGTAGTACCACGGTAACGGGAGCGAATTGTGCCACTGCAGACAGGTCGGTCTGGTGTTCCACCACGAGTCGTTCCACTGGCCGCGGTTCTCCTTGACGTAGGCGTCATCGCCGTCGTAGGCGTCGCCGCTTTCCCCGTGATACATCACGACATCAGTGCCGTTTCCGTTGGCCGTCGCGATGCGATCCATCGCCGCCAGATCCTCACGGAGTGATTCCTGTGGCTGGGCGTACTGGACCAGCGAATTCCCCTCCAGATGCTCGTTTGTGTACACCCGCGTAGCGGCAGTGTTGACGACGAGCGCGGTAACGAGCAGGACGATGGCGGCGGCGATGGCAGCACCGGTCACATCGTCAGCCGACAGCGATTCGCTCCCCCACCGGATTACAGCAGCCAACCCGACGGCGGCCGGAATCGACAGCGGGACGACGACGTGGACGGCGAGCCACGGGGCGCCGATATCGGTCCCGATGGGGTAGCCCAGAATCGAGACGTAGCCGCCATAGGCCACGAACGGGACGAGGTGGCGCGGCTCGACGGTTCCGAGTCGGTCGAGCGCGTAGCCGAACACCGAGAACAGGAGCAGCGGTGCCGCGGTGTAGCCCAGCGCTTTCAACAGTACCTCGTAGTGTCCGTCCACACTCTCGTAGAACGTTTCGAGGGAGTCGACGAGGCCGGTGTCCGTTGTCGTGGCCTTCTCCGAAGCCGGCGAGAACCACTCGCTGTACTGGTCGACGACCCGCTCCCAAGTCACTTGGACGAGTTCAGGGAACAGCGACGGGTTCGTCACGCCGGACCAGAAGTTCACGTCGCCCTCGGCGGCAGGCGCTGGCGGGTATTCGATGCCGGCGACACCGGCTCCGCGAGGGGCGTAGAAGAACAGCGAGACGAGGCCGAACACCAGCGCGGCGAGGACGATGTGACTCGCATACGCCGCGAGAACAGAGGCAGCGCTGTCGTGTCGGTTGCGGAACGAGCGAACAGTGTTGACGATGAGCCCCACGTCCGCCCGAACGCGGCCCGACACTCGCCCCCAGATAGCCCCGGCGCTCGGAACACTTCGGAGGAAGCCAGCGGCGTCGCGGTAGCCGTTGGGGAGGACAAGCACCTTCGCCAGCAGCAGGCCGGTCGCGCCGAGCCACGTCAGCACGTAGACGATGGCGTTCTCCTTCGAGGCGAACCCCAGCGCCATGAACGCCCCGACACCGTAGAGGTAGCGCGCCTTCCGGGTGTCGACGAACCGAACGAGTAGTCCGAAGGCGGTGAACATGAACGCCGCGACCAGCACGTCGCTACGCATGAACCGCGAGAAGTACAGGAGAACCGGGTTGAGGGAGAGAAACGCGGCCATGAGGACAGTCTCGTCTGACCGGAGGTGCTCACGAAAGAGCAGCGCCGTCAGCGGGAGCAGGCCGCCGACGATTGCGACCGGAAGCCGCATCGTGAAATCAGTCGGCGCGGCGACGGTGAACACCCAGCTATCGACGTGCTGGATGAACGGGCCGTGGATGATGTAACGGTACGCGAACGAGCCGGAATCACGGAGATGAAGCGCCCAGTAGGCAACGCGGCCCTCGTCGAAGTGGGCGACGCGGCTCCCGAGCGCCCCGACTCTGAGAACGAGCCCGAGAAGCGTCACAGCAACGACGAGCTTCACGGTGGCGCGGGGGTCGTCCGCGAACCAGGACCGGCTCCGGTCCCGGAAACCGTGGAGAGCAGACAGTAGGGACGACGAAACCATACTCGGCCCAAGCACATGGGGCATTAGAATCCTTCTGGTTTCTATAACGCGTTTTTAAGCTAACAGCCCATGACAGACACCAGCTCGGCGGCCCAAGTCTGTTCAGGTACGGAACGGTAGTTCTTTAGTCGCCCCTCCCCGGGTGTCAGGTATGGTGCAGCTCGGGCTGGTCGTCGCTCAGTACGACAAACACGGGGCGGTTATCGAGGAGATGGAGCACGGGGCTTACGAGGCGGCCGCCGACAACGACGCCGAAATCGTCGCCTCGCTTGACGTCCCGGGGTCCTACGACACGCCACTGGCAGCCGACCGGCTCGCGCGCCGGTCAGATATCGACGCTGTAGCTGTCCTCGGCGCGATCATCAGCGGCGACACCGACCACGATCAGGTCATCGGCAACGCCGCCGCACAGGGGCTGACTGACGTGTCCCTCGACCGCGACACCCCCGTCACGCTGGGCATCATCGGCCCGGGCATGAGCCAAGACGAAGCCGAGGCCCGTACCGATAAGGGGGCCTCGGCCGTCCGGAGCGCAATCGAACTCGCCACGGAACTCGAACAATGACTATGGACTTCGCTTCCCGCGTCGAACGTGTAGAACCGAGCGCGACCCTCGCAATCAGCAACAAGGCCGCAGAGCTTGAAGCCGAGGGCAAAGACGTCGTCGACCTGAGCGTCGGCGAACCCGACTTCGACACGCCCGAAAACATCAAGGACGCCGCCAAGGACGCACTCGACGCCGGCCACACCGGCTACACGTCCTCCAACGGCATCCCCGAACTGAAGGAGGCTATCGCCGACAAGCTCCACGACGACGGGCTCACCCAGTACGGCCCGGACAATCTTATCGTCACGCCCGGCGGCAAGCAGGCGCTGTACGAGATCTTCCAGACCGTCATCGACGACGGCGACGAAGTCGCCCTGCTTGACCCCGCGTGGGTCTCCTACGAGGCGATGGCGAAACTCGCCGGCGGAACGCTGACCCGCGTCGACACCGCCGCCCACGACTTCCAGCTCGAGGGCGCGCTTGATGACCTCGCCGATGCCGTCTCCGACGAGACGGAACTGTTGGTCGTCAATTCGCCGGGCAACCCCCACGGCGCAGTGTACTCCCGCGATGCAATGGAGGGTGTCCGGGACCTTGCCGTCGAGCACGACATCACGGTCATCTCCGACGAGATTTACAAGGAGATTACCTACGACGGCGTCGAAGCCGTCTCGCTCGGCACGCTTGAAGGCATGGAAGACCGAACAATCACGCTGAACGGCTTCTCGAAGGCCTACTCGATGACCGGCTGGCGGCTGGGCTACTTCGCGGCCCCGGAAGAACTAGTTTCACAGGCCGGGAAGGTCCACTCGCACTCGGTCTCCTGTGCCGTGAACTTCGTCCAGCACGCCGGCGTCGAGGCCATCACGAACACCGACGACGCCGTCGAGGAGATGCGACAGGCCTTCGCCGAGCGCCGCGAGTTCCTCATGGGCCTGTTCGAGGACCACGGCGTCCACGTCCCCGAACCACAGGGTGCGTTCTACATGATGCCGGAGATTGCACCGGATGGCGACGACACGGAGTGGTGCGA
The Haloarcula sp. CBA1129 genome window above contains:
- a CDS encoding flippase activity-associated protein Agl23, translated to MVSSSLLSALHGFRDRSRSWFADDPRATVKLVVAVTLLGLVLRVGALGSRVAHFDEGRVAYWALHLRDSGSFAYRYIIHGPFIQHVDSWVFTVAAPTDFTMRLPVAIVGGLLPLTALLFREHLRSDETVLMAAFLSLNPVLLYFSRFMRSDVLVAAFMFTAFGLLVRFVDTRKARYLYGVGAFMALGFASKENAIVYVLTWLGATGLLLAKVLVLPNGYRDAAGFLRSVPSAGAIWGRVSGRVRADVGLIVNTVRSFRNRHDSAASVLAAYASHIVLAALVFGLVSLFFYAPRGAGVAGIEYPPAPAAEGDVNFWSGVTNPSLFPELVQVTWERVVDQYSEWFSPASEKATTTDTGLVDSLETFYESVDGHYEVLLKALGYTAAPLLLFSVFGYALDRLGTVEPRHLVPFVAYGGYVSILGYPIGTDIGAPWLAVHVVVPLSIPAAVGLAAVIRWGSESLSADDVTGAAIAAAIVLLVTALVVNTAATRVYTNEHLEGNSLVQYAQPQESLREDLAAMDRIATANGNGTDVVMYHGESGDAYDGDDAYVKENRGQWNDSWWNTRPTCLQWHNSLPLPWYYAADGVNVSCENRSDSLAEQAQESQPPIVITQQIDSTVPTEQLEAAGYVPKTHRMRTKYSSNDMTVWIHESYGRETNA
- the ribH gene encoding 6,7-dimethyl-8-ribityllumazine synthase; translation: MVQLGLVVAQYDKHGAVIEEMEHGAYEAAADNDAEIVASLDVPGSYDTPLAADRLARRSDIDAVAVLGAIISGDTDHDQVIGNAAAQGLTDVSLDRDTPVTLGIIGPGMSQDEAEARTDKGASAVRSAIELATELEQ
- a CDS encoding 30S ribosomal protein S3ae; translation: MSERSVSKRTEQKRWYTVQAPEQFDREVLGKTPADEPDKVLGRTIETTLGELTNDASENNTKLTFKINEVASDSAYTEFIRHELTRDYLRSLVRRGSSKVEAYITVLTTDDYRVQIQPVAVTTKKADASQEKAIRRTMIDLVRETAKDRTFEQLIDSVVEGRLSSAIYGEAKDIYPLRRVEIKKTTLEARPEEVAAEEETAVDVDEEDVDVEA
- a CDS encoding 5-(carboxyamino)imidazole ribonucleotide synthase translates to MTLTSPGPTVGVVGGGQLGRMLGEAAAPLGLELLVTDPTPDCPAAPVVRDQLVGDFDGEATLRELAERADYLTFEIELADPDVLERVAEETGTPVHPDPETLRTIQDKLVQKRRLAEAGVPVPAFRAVDTAEELREACEELGYPAMLKARTGGYDGRGNVPVESPDDVEDAIDAIAGPAMVEEMVDFERELAIMGCRGADERATFPVTETIHREEILRESVAPARASATVRERAREVADDVLDVMAGRGVFGIELFETADGEILLNEIAPRPHNSGHWTIEGCHTSQFEQHLRAVTGQPLGSTDQRFPTVSTNILGDVAERQPAELQGEDGVLETPRAHLHWYGKHEVYDLRKMGHVTLTADDRDGLLADARALRDGLTFE
- a CDS encoding pyridoxal phosphate-dependent aminotransferase; translation: MTMDFASRVERVEPSATLAISNKAAELEAEGKDVVDLSVGEPDFDTPENIKDAAKDALDAGHTGYTSSNGIPELKEAIADKLHDDGLTQYGPDNLIVTPGGKQALYEIFQTVIDDGDEVALLDPAWVSYEAMAKLAGGTLTRVDTAAHDFQLEGALDDLADAVSDETELLVVNSPGNPHGAVYSRDAMEGVRDLAVEHDITVISDEIYKEITYDGVEAVSLGTLEGMEDRTITLNGFSKAYSMTGWRLGYFAAPEELVSQAGKVHSHSVSCAVNFVQHAGVEAITNTDDAVEEMRQAFAERREFLMGLFEDHGVHVPEPQGAFYMMPEIAPDGDDTEWCDQAISEAQVATVPGTAFGTPGYARISYANSKERLQEAVDRLAEADLI
- a CDS encoding plastocyanin/azurin family copper-binding protein, yielding MERRAFLRAVGPAAAAGLAGCIGGGTAGSDYDVGMSAKAFRPVRITVEPGTTVRWLNTSKQGHSVTAYAEQIPDDADYFASGGFDTEQAARDNWGSSSGGTLFEGEDFTHTFEGLGEYPYFCIPHERAGMVGTVVVTEDPETSTSSE